A segment of the Devriesea agamarum genome:
CCGGATGGATCACTCTCGATGATCACGTCGGCCAGCACGGGGTGCGGTTATCAGGAGGTCAACAAGCCCGGTTATGCCTCGCACGGGCACTGATCCGCTCACCGCGGATTCTATTGGTTGACGAAGTAACCGCGAACCTCGATCCTGTGACCGAACAGGCCATATCGCGCATCATCGCGGCTTATCAGGGCACGGTTTTGATGGTGTCGCACCGTGAAGACACCTTGGCACATATGGGCAGGCTCGTGGACCTTCACAATGTGGAAAAGCCGTCAACGAATTCTGGGAGCTGACGTCCGGGTGGGGCTGTCGGTGCACGAACAATGCGTGGCGCGAACAGTCTTTTGATGATGCCCAACCTTGGCACTAGATGGCTGGGAATTTGGCACTAGGTGGCTGGCAAGAAGGCCAGTTATGCCCTTTAGGACTACTGAAGCATGCACACCGCTATTTCCGATCACCGAATGAGTAAACTAAGGCAGCGCCGCTGTCGAGATCGTATTTTGCACACATCACGCGCCTCAGCATGCAACAAAAAGTCTCGTGCAATCTATTCCTGCAATAGATGTCGCTGGAATCTATGCCTGACGCTCAGGCAACCAGCTCAACCCCGAGTTCGATACCACAGGCCAAGGCCTCTCCCCCGCCGAAGCCATTTTTCCACACTCATCAATTAAACCGTGAAACTGTTGCGCCTCATCCAACGAGAAGTGACCGTCCTCGAATCGAACACCCAATATAGCGTCAGCAGCCTGGTAGCTTTTAAACCAGCAACCGTAGACTTGCCCCACCATACGACGCGCATACGCATCAGAGATAAACATAGGCCTGTCGAACACATAAAGCATCAAAACATCAGCCGTCTCGAAACCCACGCCCGGAAGTTTTAAGAGCTTTGCACGCAGCTCGATGTCATCGGTTTCACCTTGATCGAAATTCTGTACATACCACTGCGACAAGGCGCGGACCGCGCGGAACTTTGCATTATGAAAACCGCACGGCCAGATGCAGTTCAAAAGCACCTTGTCGTCTGCTTGCGATGCAGCTTCCGGGTCAAGCAATTCATAATCGCGAAACCTGGATATTGCACGTTCTACATTTTGCCAGCGCGTGTTCTGCACGAGGATCGCACCGAGCGCAATTTCAAACCGCGACTCACCAGGCCACCAGTCAACCCGACCGAGACCCTTTTGCAGAACGGTATACAGCTCTCGCAGGTCGATCGTCACGTTCATTCTATTTCCATCCCACACCACCGTTAGCACTCCTAGGCTATGCGACGATGAGCACCTGAGACAGCGGCATCGCTAGTGCCGTATCCCAAGCTCGCACCCTGATACCACCGCGACATGGATGACAGCACCGTACGGAACAGCGGGAGGGAGTCTCCAAGCCCGATGACCCGATCAATGCGGCATGTGCGGTTCGCAGGGAGTGGGCAGGTGAGAAGTGCACAGAGGAATTACGGGCGACCTCAGCCAGAAGCTCACCCAGGATGGCGAGCCGATGTTTTGTCGCTCACAGTACCCACTCTCGATTTCGCATTGAGCCGCGATCCATGTAAAGTCTTACCTGTTCGCGCCATTAGCTCAGTTGGTTAGAGCAGCTGACTCTTAATCAGCGGGTCCGGGGTTCGAGTCCCTGATGGCGCACCCGCGAAAGAGCCTCCACCGAATCCCGGTGGAGGCTCTTTGCGTTGCCGCCAAAGAGGCCCAAGCCGTTGAAGATGTCGTCGGTAGAGACATCGAAGTAGCGGGCGAGAGCGCCAACCTCGGATGCTTTCCACGGGGCAGTTCCGTTGAGTTTGTTGAAAACTGACGCCCTGTTGATGCCGAGGATCGGAGCTAACTCAGCGTTCCTCACCCCTCGCCCGGCAGCCAAAGCTCGAATCGATGCCGAGATAAGTTCATCATCAGTGGGGGTCGCGTGGTTGGCGTCGGCAGATTCGACCGTAGGGGGAGTATTTCTTCTCATGAAGCTGAATCTATATGAGAAGGTGTATGGAAATCCATATTGATCCACTGTAGTGCTTGTGCAGTCTAAAAAAAACGACTAACGTCGTTTTCATGAGCGATAAGGCGAGACTGGCAGACCTGCTCCTGCGTACATCCGGACATGGAGGCCTGTGGGAGTGGGCAATGGATGAACGTCGATGTGTTCAGCCTCCCAACTGGAATGAAGTGTCTGCGCGTCTGACCGTCGCTACCGACGGTCAGGTCGCAGTCTCCGGTGAGGTTCTGCGTAAGTGGCTTCTCGCTGCTGAAGCTCAACGGGCCAAGGAGGTGGCCTGATGAGTGCGGAGGCTCAGGAGCCTGTGCTGTCGCGGGAGCATGCGCAGGAGCTTGTGGATCAGATCCGGGAGTGGTCAACCACGGTCTTAGACGGTATGGCGATGGTGGACCAGCTGGTGATGACCGCCTATCAAGGGCGGGCGTGGCTGGCATTGGGGTATGAGTCCTGGGATGAGCTATGTTCGGTCGAGTTTGCTCAAGCGCGGATGTGGGCCACGATCGAGGAACGGCGTGACCGGGTCCAGGCGCTCACTCAGGCTGGCCTCTCCACCCGAGCCATCGGAGCCGTGCTGGGTATTGGTAAGGACACAGCGCATCGCGATGCTTTAGCAGGTGTCTCATCTGAGACACCTGCTAAAGATGCGATGGGCCCGGATGCTTTAGCAACTGTCTCATCTGAGACAGTTGCTAAAGGTCTAGAGGGTGCTGACGTTTTAGCAACTGATGCAAATGCATCAGTTGCTAAGCCTGTGACCAGTGGTGATGCTGGACGGGTGGCTGAGATCGTCGAGAAGTCCTCGTTGGGGAACGCGGTGGTGCAGGGCCTGGACGGGCGTGCGTACCCGGGTAAACGGGGTACGGCGGTCTCGAAAGTAGAGCGCCAGTTAGAGACGGTGCATCTACGTTCCCAGGGGCTGACTCAGCAGCAGATTGCTGAACAGTTGGGTGTTTCTCAACGCACGATCTCCTCGGATTTGGGAGAGATTGAAGCGATTATCGCCCCGGTTCCGGATTTGAGGGAGCGGGCTGCGCAGGGCAAGGCCACTGTCCAGGATCTTATTGAGCAGGCGGGGCTTGTGG
Coding sequences within it:
- a CDS encoding endonuclease III domain-containing protein translates to MTIDLRELYTVLQKGLGRVDWWPGESRFEIALGAILVQNTRWQNVERAISRFRDYELLDPEAASQADDKVLLNCIWPCGFHNAKFRAVRALSQWYVQNFDQGETDDIELRAKLLKLPGVGFETADVLMLYVFDRPMFISDAYARRMVGQVYGCWFKSYQAADAILGVRFEDGHFSLDEAQQFHGLIDECGKMASAGERPWPVVSNSGLSWLPERQA
- a CDS encoding helix-turn-helix domain-containing protein; amino-acid sequence: MRRNTPPTVESADANHATPTDDELISASIRALAAGRGVRNAELAPILGINRASVFNKLNGTAPWKASEVGALARYFDVSTDDIFNGLGLFGGNAKSLHRDSVEALSRVRHQGLEPRTR
- a CDS encoding helix-turn-helix domain-containing protein gives rise to the protein MSAEAQEPVLSREHAQELVDQIREWSTTVLDGMAMVDQLVMTAYQGRAWLALGYESWDELCSVEFAQARMWATIEERRDRVQALTQAGLSTRAIGAVLGIGKDTAHRDALAGVSSETPAKDAMGPDALATVSSETVAKGLEGADVLATDANASVAKPVTSGDAGRVAEIVEKSSLGNAVVQGLDGRAYPGKRGTAVSKVERQLETVHLRSQGLTQQQIAEQLGVSQRTISSDLGEIEAIIAPVPDLRERAAQGKATVQDLIEQAGLVVEEIPPDQLVRDAEYSLRDLQSVMSYLAEEVIWSDEFVTVKGAKDAVCQAIGPGLLELIADLLALLYELPLTSLPAEMIRDVLKPHWTAFAMMIQKFGGMDAELTAAAAGDVS